In a genomic window of Sutcliffiella sp. FSL R7-0096:
- a CDS encoding homoserine dehydrogenase translates to MSCINVALLGFGTVGKGVYQSIASHQSRLELVLGKKVKVVGILVKNLEKHLQTKKEGVLLTDRFESILALPDLHIVVDAIVGCEPGNTYLEKAIKKGCHVVTANKEMFANHGEELLSLARKNDVSIGFEATVGGGIPVIQTIRQLLQVNRFQKVEAILNGTSNFILTSMRKDGHSFKETLKKAQENGYAEADPTNDIEGHDAFYKGLVLSQLIYGKAPDEQSSSKKGITSITANHIQRAGELGLRFRHIVTLFKKNGEIHCQAEPALVSNEHPFYQVEGVQNGVSIDTDLVGNIQLNGPGAGMFPTASAILEDIIQINRPISAVPAYEDVREETQASFKWGLFSDNVDITLPYGSKILAHLDTKTVVVETENIEEVLTANPLITCFPLKGKYLKTPEKVTI, encoded by the coding sequence ATGTCTTGCATAAATGTAGCGTTACTTGGATTTGGAACGGTAGGTAAGGGGGTATATCAATCCATTGCCTCCCATCAATCAAGGCTGGAACTGGTATTAGGGAAAAAGGTAAAGGTTGTCGGGATACTAGTAAAAAATCTAGAAAAACATCTGCAAACTAAAAAGGAAGGAGTATTGCTAACAGATAGATTCGAGTCAATCTTAGCCTTACCAGATTTACACATAGTGGTGGATGCCATTGTAGGCTGCGAACCTGGAAACACTTATTTGGAGAAGGCAATAAAAAAAGGGTGCCATGTGGTGACGGCCAATAAAGAAATGTTTGCAAATCACGGAGAGGAGCTACTCTCTTTGGCAAGAAAGAATGATGTTAGCATTGGGTTTGAAGCCACTGTCGGCGGTGGGATACCTGTCATTCAAACTATCAGGCAGCTGCTGCAGGTGAATCGATTCCAAAAGGTTGAAGCCATTTTAAATGGAACATCTAATTTCATCTTGACCAGTATGAGGAAGGATGGTCATTCGTTTAAGGAGACCTTAAAGAAAGCGCAGGAAAATGGCTATGCAGAAGCAGATCCAACAAATGATATTGAAGGGCATGATGCTTTTTACAAAGGTTTGGTACTTAGCCAGTTGATTTATGGCAAGGCACCTGATGAACAATCAAGCTCCAAAAAAGGAATTACAAGTATTACCGCCAATCATATTCAACGTGCAGGTGAGCTTGGACTACGCTTTAGGCATATTGTCACTCTTTTCAAGAAAAACGGAGAGATTCATTGTCAAGCAGAGCCGGCTCTAGTTTCAAATGAGCATCCGTTTTATCAGGTAGAAGGGGTTCAAAACGGTGTCTCCATTGATACCGACCTTGTTGGAAATATCCAGTTGAATGGACCTGGCGCTGGTATGTTCCCTACGGCAAGTGCCATCCTGGAGGACATCATTCAAATAAATCGTCCGATATCAGCAGTACCAGCCTACGAAGATGTCCGAGAAGAAACACAGGCTTCTTTTAAATGGGGGTTGTTCAGCGATAATGTTGATATAACACTTCCTTATGGCAGCAAGATTTTGGCGCATTTAGACACTAAAACAGTTGTTGTGGAAACGGAAAACATAGAAGAAGTCCTTACTGCTAATCCGTTAATCACATGTTTTCCATTAAAAGGGAAATATCTAAAAACACCTGAAAAAGTGACCATCTAG
- a CDS encoding homoserine O-acetyltransferase produces MRCQTDQININKVSIGALLLENGEELGDVEIAYERVGNPDGEVVVVCHALTGNQESVGEEKSPGWWSSFIGPDLYIDTNRFQVITMNVLGGCNGSTGPTSTNPETGKKYGAAFPAVTIRDMVHSQYQALKKLGIESVKAIIGGSLGGMQVLEWGTLYPKYSKILIPMAVTPYFTDYALAFNSIGRHAILSDPAWENGNYSFDATLKGLETARMVGLVTYRSQSLFNDRFNRERKESKGIEYQVDSYLKYQGEKFSRRFDANSYLVLLQAMDQFDIGHERGGWKHALGKVEANVCMFSFTGDLLYPPQLAKSTINHLRKINKQSTYIEVDTKFGHDGFLVEFDKWGQHVKSLLEKKEVTRCLA; encoded by the coding sequence GTGAGGTGTCAAACAGATCAAATCAATATTAATAAAGTGTCCATAGGTGCACTATTATTAGAAAATGGGGAAGAACTCGGGGATGTGGAGATTGCTTATGAAAGGGTAGGTAATCCGGATGGAGAGGTAGTGGTGGTGTGCCATGCCCTTACTGGCAATCAGGAATCTGTTGGCGAAGAAAAAAGCCCAGGCTGGTGGAGCTCATTTATAGGACCAGATCTTTATATAGATACCAATAGATTTCAAGTGATTACCATGAATGTACTTGGAGGTTGCAACGGAAGTACAGGACCAACCAGCACTAATCCCGAAACAGGGAAGAAATATGGTGCGGCCTTTCCAGCCGTCACGATCAGGGACATGGTACATTCTCAATACCAAGCATTAAAGAAGCTTGGTATCGAAAGTGTGAAGGCTATTATCGGCGGCTCACTCGGAGGCATGCAAGTATTGGAATGGGGGACGCTTTATCCAAAGTATTCAAAGATTTTGATTCCAATGGCTGTCACTCCTTATTTTACGGATTACGCTCTTGCCTTTAACTCTATTGGAAGGCATGCCATACTTTCAGATCCAGCATGGGAGAATGGTAATTATTCGTTTGATGCAACGTTAAAAGGGTTGGAAACTGCCAGAATGGTTGGGTTGGTGACCTATCGTTCCCAATCATTATTCAACGATCGTTTTAACAGGGAGCGTAAGGAAAGTAAAGGCATTGAGTATCAGGTTGATTCCTATTTAAAATATCAAGGTGAGAAATTCTCCCGTCGATTTGATGCCAATAGCTATCTTGTTCTCCTGCAGGCAATGGATCAATTTGATATCGGTCATGAAAGGGGCGGCTGGAAACACGCTTTAGGAAAAGTGGAAGCAAACGTGTGTATGTTCAGCTTTACAGGTGACCTTCTCTACCCACCGCAACTCGCGAAAAGTACAATAAATCATTTGAGAAAAATCAATAAACAGTCAACCTATATAGAAGTGGATACAAAATTTGGGCATGATGGCTTCCTCGTGGAATTTGATAAATGGGGTCAGCATGTTAAAAGCTTACTAGAGAAAAAGGAAGTGACACGATGTCTTGCATAA
- a CDS encoding AAA family ATPase — translation MKCQKCEVNRATIQFKLRSNNEQTELVLCSTCFEEVRANLTSPTPSGLLSDFPFMNGISKEGSPQPHSFQNQEIAKKSNGGILDELGKNITNIAKTGLIDPVIGRDKEIKRVIEILNRRNKNNPVLIGEPGVGKTAIVEGLALKIVEGDVPAKLKNKEIYLLDVASLVANTGIRGQFEERLKQVIAELQQRKNVILFVDELHLIVGAGSAEGSMDAGNILKPSLARGELQLVGATTLKEYRQIEKDAALERRFQPVTVKEPSIDEALKIIKGIQSKYEDYHQVVYEEDAIKACVELSHRYIQDRFLPDKAIDLMDEAGSRKNLTLDNIDLEQIDARLSQLEKEKQAALSKEDYETAAKLRDEEEKLEAQRNSETHEVKVKAQVTVEDIQKIMEEMSGIPIGKLQLDEQEKLKNLEINLNKKVIGQQEAVKKITKAIRRSRAGLKRKERPIGAFMFVGPTGVGKTELTKSLAEELFGTKDAYIRFDMSEYMEKHSVSKLIGSPPGYIGHDEAGQLTEKVRRNPYSIILLDEMEKAHPDVLHLFLQVMEDGRLTDSQGRTVSFKDTVIIMTSNAGVTDKKITVGFEKLNSPVESPIVENLANYFKPEFLNRFDNIIEFSQLKKDHLIEIIDIMLDELSGMLKEERECSLSVSDSAKEKLSALGYHPAYGARPLRRVIQEHIEDPITDLLLENETLQTIQVDVLEDKIEVKAL, via the coding sequence ATGAAATGTCAAAAATGTGAAGTGAACCGTGCAACCATTCAATTCAAACTTCGATCCAACAATGAACAAACTGAATTAGTCTTGTGCTCTACCTGCTTTGAAGAAGTACGAGCGAATCTTACATCACCAACTCCAAGTGGATTGTTATCTGACTTTCCATTTATGAATGGTATATCTAAAGAAGGTAGTCCTCAACCTCACTCTTTTCAGAATCAAGAGATCGCGAAGAAGAGTAATGGTGGAATTTTGGATGAACTAGGTAAAAACATCACAAACATTGCCAAAACCGGGTTGATTGACCCAGTTATTGGTCGAGACAAAGAAATCAAACGAGTTATAGAAATTTTAAATAGACGAAATAAAAATAATCCTGTATTGATAGGAGAACCCGGGGTTGGTAAAACCGCGATAGTCGAAGGTTTGGCATTGAAGATTGTTGAAGGCGATGTTCCAGCTAAACTAAAAAACAAGGAAATCTATCTATTAGACGTGGCATCCCTTGTTGCCAATACAGGGATACGTGGTCAATTCGAGGAGCGTCTGAAACAAGTCATCGCAGAGCTTCAACAAAGAAAAAACGTTATACTGTTTGTGGATGAGCTGCACCTGATTGTTGGTGCTGGTTCTGCGGAAGGCTCCATGGATGCCGGGAATATATTGAAGCCCTCATTGGCAAGGGGAGAGTTGCAATTGGTTGGCGCCACCACCTTGAAAGAGTATCGTCAAATTGAAAAAGACGCTGCCCTCGAACGGCGTTTCCAACCTGTTACAGTGAAAGAACCTTCAATTGACGAAGCACTGAAAATCATCAAAGGGATTCAGTCAAAATATGAGGATTACCACCAAGTCGTTTATGAAGAAGATGCCATTAAAGCATGTGTGGAGCTTTCACATCGCTATATCCAAGATCGCTTTTTACCTGATAAAGCCATTGACCTGATGGACGAAGCAGGTTCAAGAAAGAATCTAACATTGGATAATATCGATTTGGAACAGATTGATGCCCGTCTGTCTCAACTTGAAAAAGAAAAACAAGCAGCTCTTTCCAAGGAAGATTATGAAACGGCTGCGAAATTGCGAGACGAAGAGGAAAAGCTGGAAGCACAAAGAAATTCAGAAACACATGAAGTTAAGGTAAAAGCTCAAGTTACAGTGGAAGATATCCAAAAGATCATGGAAGAAATGTCTGGGATCCCTATAGGAAAGCTGCAGCTTGATGAACAAGAGAAGCTGAAAAATCTGGAAATCAATTTAAATAAAAAAGTGATTGGCCAACAGGAGGCTGTCAAAAAAATCACCAAAGCTATTCGAAGAAGCCGGGCCGGCCTGAAGAGAAAAGAGCGTCCAATCGGGGCATTCATGTTTGTCGGTCCTACAGGTGTTGGAAAGACGGAACTTACTAAATCCCTTGCAGAAGAACTCTTTGGAACCAAGGATGCCTATATTCGGTTTGATATGAGTGAATATATGGAAAAGCATTCAGTCTCCAAACTAATCGGGTCCCCTCCGGGATATATCGGACATGACGAAGCTGGGCAGCTAACTGAAAAAGTACGCCGAAACCCTTACAGCATCATCTTGCTTGATGAAATGGAAAAAGCACATCCCGATGTGCTGCACTTATTCCTGCAAGTGATGGAAGATGGAAGGTTGACGGACAGTCAAGGCAGAACCGTAAGCTTCAAAGACACGGTGATTATCATGACAAGTAATGCAGGTGTCACCGATAAGAAAATAACCGTAGGCTTTGAAAAACTAAACTCTCCTGTGGAAAGTCCCATAGTAGAAAATCTAGCCAATTACTTTAAACCGGAATTCCTGAACCGCTTTGACAATATCATTGAGTTCTCTCAGCTTAAAAAGGATCATTTAATTGAAATTATCGATATCATGCTCGATGAACTAAGCGGTATGTTAAAAGAAGAACGCGAATGTTCTTTAAGCGTTTCAGATAGTGCGAAGGAAAAACTTTCAGCACTTGGTTATCACCCTGCTTATGGTGCAAGACCACTACGTCGGGTCATTCAGGAACATATTGAAGATCCAATTACAGACCTTCTTTTAGAGAACGAGACACTACAAACCATTCAGGTGGATGTGTTGGAAGATAAGATTGAAGTAAAGGCTTTATGA
- a CDS encoding O-acetylhomoserine aminocarboxypropyltransferase/cysteine synthase family protein, with protein sequence MSNQHYDVETLLLHGGQTPDPTTGSRAVPIYQTTSYVFDNTDHAQNLFALNEFGNIYTRIMNPTVDVLEQRLALLEGGAAAVATSSGMSAIAFAILNIAHAGDEIVAAENLYGGTYNLFAVTLPKYGIKVKFVDATDPENFRNAITPKTKALFGEIIGNPSLRVLDVEAVAKVAHDNSIPLIIDNTFASPYLCNPIKWGADIVVHSATKWIGGHGTTIGGVVVDGGKFNWDHPNFPGFTEPDESYNGIKYAQTFGNLAFAVKLRVQLLRDFGACLSPQNAFLLLQGLETLHLRVEKHNENALELAKYLQDHPAVEWVSYPGLHDHPAYPLARKYLGKGNGSIVNFGIKGGREAGRKAIDSIKLWSHVANVGDAKSLIIHPASTTHQQLTGDNLKKSGVTEDLIRLSVGIESLDDLKKDLDQALLIATGKSKNAAVSQNS encoded by the coding sequence ATGAGCAACCAACATTATGATGTAGAAACCTTATTACTTCACGGAGGGCAAACACCTGATCCAACTACAGGTTCCCGGGCAGTTCCAATCTACCAAACAACTTCCTATGTATTTGACAACACGGACCATGCCCAAAATTTATTTGCGCTTAATGAGTTCGGCAATATTTACACCAGGATCATGAATCCGACAGTGGATGTGCTGGAGCAAAGGCTAGCTCTTTTAGAAGGCGGTGCCGCGGCAGTGGCTACGAGTTCCGGAATGTCGGCTATCGCATTTGCCATTTTAAATATCGCCCATGCCGGAGATGAAATCGTAGCAGCAGAAAACCTGTATGGAGGGACGTATAATCTCTTTGCGGTCACGCTTCCGAAATACGGAATTAAGGTGAAGTTTGTGGATGCAACAGACCCAGAGAATTTCCGGAACGCCATTACACCTAAAACAAAAGCATTGTTCGGGGAAATCATCGGTAATCCAAGTCTTCGGGTGCTTGATGTAGAGGCGGTAGCCAAAGTTGCCCATGATAATTCCATACCACTTATCATTGATAATACATTTGCTTCCCCCTACCTATGCAACCCGATTAAATGGGGAGCGGATATCGTGGTTCACTCTGCAACCAAGTGGATCGGAGGTCATGGAACGACTATCGGGGGAGTGGTAGTAGATGGTGGAAAGTTCAATTGGGATCACCCAAATTTTCCTGGATTTACAGAACCGGATGAGAGCTATAACGGTATTAAATATGCTCAGACCTTCGGAAATCTTGCATTTGCTGTGAAGCTCCGAGTTCAATTATTAAGAGATTTTGGAGCTTGCCTGAGTCCTCAGAATGCATTTTTATTATTGCAAGGACTTGAAACCTTGCATTTGAGAGTGGAAAAACATAATGAAAATGCTTTGGAATTGGCGAAATACCTACAGGATCACCCGGCGGTGGAGTGGGTTTCTTATCCTGGGCTCCATGATCATCCAGCCTATCCACTTGCCAGAAAGTATCTGGGTAAAGGAAATGGTTCCATCGTTAACTTTGGCATAAAAGGGGGAAGGGAAGCCGGGAGAAAAGCCATCGATAGCATTAAACTTTGGTCGCACGTTGCAAACGTAGGGGATGCTAAATCCCTTATTATCCACCCGGCTTCCACAACACATCAGCAGCTAACGGGAGACAATCTGAAAAAATCAGGGGTAACAGAGGATCTTATCCGTCTGTCAGTAGGAATTGAATCTTTGGATGATTTGAAAAAAGATCTTGATCAGGCTTTATTAATCGCTACCGGGAAGTCCAAAAATGCTGCAGTGAGTCAAAATTCATAG